The Medicago truncatula cultivar Jemalong A17 chromosome 4, MtrunA17r5.0-ANR, whole genome shotgun sequence genome includes a region encoding these proteins:
- the LOC11413561 gene encoding eukaryotic peptide chain release factor subunit 1-3, protein MADAHDTDKNIGVWKIKQLMKNLEAARGNGTSMISLIIPPRDQISRVTKMLANEYGTASNIKSRVNRQSVLGAISSAQQRLKLYNKVPPNGLVLYCGTILTDDEKEKKETFDFEPFRPINASLYLCDNKFHTEPLNEILESDDKYGFIVMDGNGTLFGTLSGNTREVLHKYTVDLPKKHGRGGQSALRFARLRTEKRHNYVRKTAELATQFYINPATSQPNVSGLILAGSADFKTELSKSDMFDPRLQAKLLNVVDVSYGGEMGFNQAIQQSSEILSNVKFIQEKRLIEKYFEEIGQDTGKSVYGVDDTLQALDAGAVETLIVWENLDMTRYVLKNSTTGEIVIKHFNKQQEANQSNFRDPENSSDYEVQEMLSLVEWFANEYKQFGCTLEIVTNKSQEGSQFCKGFGGIGGMLRYQLDMRTFDDFSDDGSVSDDK, encoded by the coding sequence ATGGCTGATGCTCATGATACTGATAAGAACATTGGGGTGTGGAAAATCAAGCAATTGATGAAGAATCTTGAAGCTGCCAGAGGAAATGGGACAAGTATGATTTCTCTTATCATACCCCCGCGTGATCAAATATCTCGTGTTACCAAGATGCTTGCCAATGAGTATGGAACTGCTTCAAACATCAAAAGTAGGGTGAATCGACAGTCTGTGCTTGGTGCAATCAGTTCTGCCCAGCAGAGGCTTAAGCTTTATAACAAGGTTCCTCCAAATGGGCTTGTTTTGTATTGTGGCACAATTTTGACTGATGATGAGAAGGAGAAAAAGGAGACCTTTGATTTTGAACCATTTAGACCTATCAATGCGTCTCTCTATCTTTGTGACAACAAGTTTCACACTGAACCTCTGAATGAGATCCTGGAATCTGATGACAAGTATGGATTTATTGTCATGGATGGTAATGGCACACTATTTGGGACCTTGAGTGGTAATACAAGGGAGGTGCTTCACAAGTATACCGTGGATCTTCCAAAAAAACATGGAAGAGGAGGGCAATCAGCCCTACGTTTTGCCCGTCTTCGCACAGAGAAGCGTCATAACTACGTGAGGAAGACTGCCGAGCTTGCAACCCAGTTTTATATCAATCCTGCTACCAGCCAGCCTAATGTTTCTGGATTAATACTTGCTGGTTCTGCTGATTTCAAAACTGAGCTTAGTAAGTCAGATATGTTCGATCCCCGTCTTCAGGCAAAACTACTTAATGTTGTAGATGTATCTTATGGAGGGGAGATGGGATTTAATCAGGCTATTCAACAATCTTCTGAAATTCTGTCCAATGTCAAGTTTATTCAGGAGAAACGCTTGATTGAAAAATACTTTGAGGAAATCGGTCAAGATACGGGGAAGTCTGTCTATGGTGTTGATGATACTCTACAAGCTCTGGATGCAGGAGCTGTTGAGACACTTATTGTCTGGGAAAATCTGGATATGACTAggtatgttttaaaaaatagtactACCGGGGAAATTGTCATTAAACACTTCAACAAGCAACAGGAAGCCAACCAAAGTAATTTTAGAGATCCTGAAAACTCTTCTGATTATGAGGTTCAGGAAATGCTGTCTCTGGTTGAGTGGTTTGCAAATGAATACAAACAGTTTGGTTGCACTCTTGAGATTGTCACCAACAAATCGCAAGAAGGTTCACAATTTTGCAAAGGCTTTGGTGGGATAGGTGGGATGCTGCGTTACCAGCTTGATATGAGaacatttgatgatttttctgATGATGGAAGTGTGTCTGATGACAAATAG
- the LOC11407943 gene encoding eukaryotic peptide chain release factor subunit 1-2 encodes MVDVHHTDKLQESEAKFGFIVMDYNGAVFGTLSGNTREVLHKFVVYLPKKYGRGGVPVLRFSRVRMEKRHNYVKKTVDLATQFYINPATSQPNVSGLILAGSADFKTELSQSDMFDPRLQAKVLGVVDVSYGGEYGFNQAIELSSEILSKANFTQEKCLSE; translated from the coding sequence ATGGTTGATGTTCATCATACTGATAAGCTCCAGGAATCTGAAGCCAAGTTTGGATTTATTGTCATGGATTACAATGGCGCTGTGTTTGGGACCTTGAGTGGCAATACAAGAGAAGTGCTTCACAAGTTCGTTGTATATCTTCCAAAGAAATATGGAAGAGGAGGGGTACCAGTCCTACGGTTTTCCCGTGTTCGTATGGAGAAACGTCATAACTATGTGAAGAAGACTGTTGACCTTGCAACACAGTTCTATATCAATCCTGCTACCAGCCAGCCTAATGTTTCTGGATTAATACTTGCTGGTTCTGCTGATTTCAAAACTGAGCTTAGTCAGTCAGATATGTTTGATCCCCGTCTTCAGGCAAAAGTACTTGGTGTTGTAGATGTATCCTATGGAGGGGAGTATGGATTTAATCAGGCTATTGAACTATCTTCTGAAATTCTGTCCAAAGCAAATTTTACTCAGGAGAAATGCTTGAGTGAATAA